Below is a genomic region from Bacteroidota bacterium.
AGATGTTGATTGGGAACGGTTTAGGAGCGTCAATTCAATTACTGCTTCAGGTGACAGCCTGTACGTTACCGGCAACTATACCGACGTCCTTGGTGCACCTACGCCGTATGGTATTGCCATTTGGGATGGCACATCCTGGGATACTTTCGAGGACCCCAATGCTTCGTTGACAGGCGCAGGGCGCGTTGTTGCTCTAGGTGACTCGATTTTCATTCAGGGCAACATTAACAATCCTGATTTTGGTTTATCTGATACCGGCAATTTTAAAATGGCGGTTTATAACGGCCAATCCTGGCAGGCCGTTCGCGGTCGGTTTGACGGCTCAGCGCTGGTTGGGCAGGTAGATATGGTGGCGTATGAAGGGGAACTGGTTGTCGGATTTAGCCAGGCCGTGCAGCGGTTGACGCCAGATGGTTTCAGATCTCTCGACCGACTCAATACAGGATTAAATGGCATCGTGGAAGACATGGTCGTGGATGCAGAGGGGTTGCTCTACGTTGTAGGTGATTTCAATGAAGCCGGCGGCCAGCCTTCTGTTGCCGTAGCGCGGTGGGATGGCGTTTCCTGGGAAACATACGGGGTTACGTTTGATGGATCTTTAGGAATGGTAGAAGTAGGGGATGGTGTGGTGTATGTGGCTTCGGTTGCCCCGCTATTTCCACGCGCTACGCAAGTAAATGGTATGCCTCTTACTTCAGTTGCCATGCTCAAAGATGGTAACTGGTCGCCCATGCCGGCGCTGCTGGGAAGCGATGCGCCGCAAACGATCCTGGCCATGCATGCAGCGGGTGATGACCTGTATGTAGCCGGGCATCTTAAAAACGAAAACGGCGAGGAGACATCGCTTGTAAAATGGGATGGACAGGCGTGGCGTGATCTCAGCGGAGGCTTCTCATTTACGCATGACATTTTTGACGTTACCTACTATGGCAACGACCTGTATATAGCCGGCGAATTCCAACAAGGTTCAGATGCTCCCGCCAGCCATATTGCCCGGTGGGATGGTACTGCGTGGCAGGCCATAGGCAACGATGATTACCCCGATCAAATAATCCTCAATCTCGAAGTTGTTGCCGATGTCATCTATGCGAGCAGTTTTACCAGTACCTATCGGTGGGAAAACGGGGTTTGGGAAGATCTGGGCTTTATGAGTAGTGATGTGGCTATTCGAGGTGAAACATTGTATGCTGGTGGCGGGGAAATCAGGTTGCCCGAAGTCATTATGCCGGCGGAGAACTGTCAGTTCAACGTGACGGGTGTTATCGAATATGTTGATGCGGAAGTACACCCTTTAGGCTCAGGCACCCATTTCTGTAACCCGCCCGATTTTGTGCAGGACTGGGGCGAGAACCGCGTGGTGAAAGCCATGGCCCTGGGACAGAAAGGAATTTTTATAGGTGGTCAGTTTACGTACGTTGGCGGCTTCCCTTCAAACTACATCGCCTACTGGAGTTTTGATTTGGCTGATGTAGCAGTGGATGTGCACCCAACCGGGGATGCACTTTTGCTTTCGACTCCTTTTCCGAATCCATCCAATGGCCGCATTAGCTCGACGTTTACGCTATCAACATCACAGGAGGTAAGCGTAGCTGTGTACAATGTGCTCGGGCAGCACATGGCAACGCTGATCGAAGGTGAGCAAGCTGCCGGAGAGCACCGCGTTGTTTGGCAAGCTGAAGGTGTGCCGGCAGGGCTTTATTTGTTAAAAATAGTAACCGCAACCCAGACAGCAGTACAAAAAATTATTGTGACGCGCTGATACATCTTCAGATACAACGCCTTGCCGGGCATACCTAGACGGCCGCTTTCACACTTTGAACTGCTGCTCGGCACAATCCGGACAATCCATCCAGCTTTCGCTGGGGATGCTGTTGAATACATCGGGGCCGCGGCCGCGTTCAAAAACAGGCCTGTAGAGTATGTCTCCTTTTTGATGCAGCGTATGACACGTGTGGCACTCGGTGTCATCATTTGCTGCAACGGGCACATAGCCACGGATAATCCAGCCCATGTGCCCCGAATGCGCAGCCAGGCTTTCCAGGGCAGCGCGTACTGTTTTAGATTTGTTGCCTTTGTAATACCGTTCTGCCAGTTCGTTCAACAGAATCAGGGTATGTTCATCAACGGTAAAGTTGATTCTCTTCATAAACGACGATGTCTTAACGAAAAAAGAAAAAAACGAAGGGATTGTCGGGTTGAATAATTCAGCAGTGTGTATTAATATACAC
It encodes:
- a CDS encoding T9SS type A sorting domain-containing protein gives rise to the protein MTSILRIGQWSLVHALFLCAFALINSPLRAQQLEVDKKWSQRFGGAIEFGDNIEELVVTKDGLYAVGSYSRVGNLPAEGVARWEGTHWEPLLGGTCNFEDPIRFNAYCEFQTVYAQNDTLYGLATVRTLDEPLVRFSLLRWDGAGWNSVYRWSSSTDFVNDVAVIGDSVYFAGLFNRELDDGSRESVRGVIRWDGQDWEALGRVTAFPGGSAAARSLAVFNDELYLGGAFAEVNDMPFNHLARWDGSAWQTVGDVDWERFRSVNSITASGDSLYVTGNYTDVLGAPTPYGIAIWDGTSWDTFEDPNASLTGAGRVVALGDSIFIQGNINNPDFGLSDTGNFKMAVYNGQSWQAVRGRFDGSALVGQVDMVAYEGELVVGFSQAVQRLTPDGFRSLDRLNTGLNGIVEDMVVDAEGLLYVVGDFNEAGGQPSVAVARWDGVSWETYGVTFDGSLGMVEVGDGVVYVASVAPLFPRATQVNGMPLTSVAMLKDGNWSPMPALLGSDAPQTILAMHAAGDDLYVAGHLKNENGEETSLVKWDGQAWRDLSGGFSFTHDIFDVTYYGNDLYIAGEFQQGSDAPASHIARWDGTAWQAIGNDDYPDQIILNLEVVADVIYASSFTSTYRWENGVWEDLGFMSSDVAIRGETLYAGGGEIRLPEVIMPAENCQFNVTGVIEYVDAEVHPLGSGTHFCNPPDFVQDWGENRVVKAMALGQKGIFIGGQFTYVGGFPSNYIAYWSFDLADVAVDVHPTGDALLLSTPFPNPSNGRISSTFTLSTSQEVSVAVYNVLGQHMATLIEGEQAAGEHRVVWQAEGVPAGLYLLKIVTATQTAVQKIIVTR